One stretch of Saccharopolyspora erythraea DNA includes these proteins:
- a CDS encoding M24 family metallopeptidase has protein sequence MATVSMKQDPSVLAARLGRVAETAAGADLDALLISPGSDLRYLIGAGAGSFERLSCLVLPAAGHDAPPALVLPKLEELGYADVPASELGIEVVTWVDGEDPYALVTDLLRRGGAAPARVAVADVMPALHTFPLRDALPGAEQVLAGDVLRELRMRKDAAEVEALRKAGAAIDRVHARMAEFLKAGRTEAEVGADITEAIVAEGHVEAAFVIVGSGPNGASPHHALSDRVVQEGDVVVIDIGGPIAEGYNSDCTRTYAVGEPSQDDVRDTYAVLQAAQRAAVDAVRPGVTAESIDAAAREPIAAAGFGDFFVHRTGHGIGLDVHEDPYVVDGDKTVLEPGMAFSVEPGIYQPGRWGARIEDIVIVTEDGVESVNNQPHELIVLPA, from the coding sequence ATGGCCACCGTTTCGATGAAGCAGGATCCCTCCGTGCTCGCGGCCCGCCTCGGGCGCGTCGCCGAGACCGCAGCGGGCGCGGACCTCGACGCGCTGCTCATTTCACCCGGCTCCGACCTGCGCTACCTCATCGGCGCGGGCGCCGGGTCGTTCGAACGGCTGAGCTGCCTCGTGCTGCCCGCCGCCGGTCATGACGCCCCGCCCGCCCTCGTGCTGCCGAAGCTCGAGGAGCTCGGCTACGCCGACGTCCCCGCGAGCGAGCTCGGTATCGAGGTCGTGACCTGGGTCGACGGTGAGGACCCGTACGCCCTGGTCACGGACCTGCTGCGCCGCGGTGGCGCTGCCCCCGCCCGGGTCGCCGTCGCCGACGTCATGCCCGCGCTGCACACCTTCCCCCTGCGTGACGCGCTACCCGGTGCCGAGCAGGTGCTCGCAGGCGACGTCCTGCGCGAACTGCGAATGCGCAAGGACGCCGCCGAGGTCGAAGCGCTGCGCAAGGCCGGGGCCGCCATCGACCGGGTGCACGCGCGGATGGCGGAGTTCCTCAAGGCGGGCCGCACCGAGGCCGAGGTGGGTGCGGACATCACCGAGGCGATCGTCGCCGAAGGCCACGTCGAGGCCGCGTTCGTCATCGTCGGCTCCGGCCCCAACGGAGCCAGCCCGCACCACGCGCTCTCGGACCGCGTCGTGCAGGAAGGCGACGTCGTGGTCATCGACATCGGGGGCCCGATCGCCGAGGGCTACAACTCCGACTGCACCCGCACCTACGCCGTGGGCGAGCCGTCCCAGGACGATGTCCGCGACACCTACGCGGTGCTCCAAGCCGCCCAGCGCGCCGCCGTCGATGCGGTCCGGCCCGGCGTGACCGCCGAGTCCATCGACGCCGCGGCGCGCGAGCCGATCGCCGCCGCGGGCTTCGGCGACTTCTTCGTGCACCGGACCGGTCACGGCATCGGCCTGGACGTGCACGAGGACCCCTACGTCGTCGACGGCGACAAGACCGTGCTGGAACCGGGGATGGCCTTCAGCGTCGAGCCCGGCATCTACCAGCCCGGCCGGTGGGGAGCGCGGATCGAGGACATCGTCATCGTCACCGAGGACGGCGTGGAGAGCGTCAACAACCAGCCCCACGAGCTGATTGTGCTTCCGGCGTGA
- a CDS encoding maleylpyruvate isomerase family mycothiol-dependent enzyme: MPDFSWLGPPIDARPLFTPERSRLLELLRDLDPIDWREESVPGWTVRDLAAHVLGDDYGRISRDRDHHDDGPPLAPGETLETFIHRTNQQWVDAAARISPAALTETLEMTGNAISALWEQSDPDGRSLGVSWAGADPAPLWLDCARDLTEYWTHRQQIRHAVGRPTDHDPRLLAPVLDTFMRALPHTMRAAPAQAATQVQVVVDGPAGGTWAATCTGLGWSLAPEPVDDPAAVVHLDAETAWLLCTRGIEPDVAIQRSRLEGDRELAEAACQILSIIR; encoded by the coding sequence ATGCCCGACTTCTCCTGGCTGGGGCCACCGATCGACGCACGCCCGTTGTTCACCCCGGAGCGCTCCCGGCTGCTGGAACTCCTGCGCGACCTCGACCCCATCGACTGGCGTGAGGAGAGCGTCCCGGGCTGGACGGTCCGAGACCTCGCGGCGCACGTCCTCGGTGACGACTACGGCCGGATCTCCCGCGACCGCGATCACCACGACGACGGCCCACCGCTCGCACCCGGCGAAACCCTCGAAACGTTCATCCACCGCACCAACCAGCAATGGGTGGATGCCGCCGCGCGGATCAGCCCGGCGGCACTGACCGAGACGCTGGAGATGACCGGCAACGCGATCAGCGCGCTGTGGGAACAGAGCGACCCCGACGGACGCAGCCTCGGCGTGTCCTGGGCCGGAGCCGACCCCGCGCCCCTGTGGCTGGACTGCGCACGAGACCTCACCGAGTACTGGACGCATCGCCAGCAGATCAGGCACGCCGTCGGCCGGCCCACCGACCACGACCCGCGATTGCTCGCGCCGGTCCTGGACACGTTCATGCGCGCCCTCCCGCACACCATGCGGGCCGCGCCCGCACAAGCGGCCACCCAGGTCCAGGTGGTCGTCGACGGCCCGGCTGGCGGCACCTGGGCCGCGACCTGCACCGGCCTCGGCTGGTCCCTGGCGCCCGAGCCGGTGGACGACCCGGCGGCGGTCGTCCACCTCGACGCCGAGACGGCATGGCTGCTGTGCACGCGCGGCATCGAGCCGGACGTGGCCATCCAGCGCAGCCGCCTCGAAGGCGACCGAGAACTCGCCGAAGCCGCCTGCCAGATCCTGTCGATCATCCGATGA
- a CDS encoding HPr family phosphocarrier protein: protein MQRRVTIASAVGLHARPASLLSQAAGAKPVAVRIAKVTDGVAGDPVDAASVLGLMTLNAQHGDEVELSAQGDSAEPVLDELVSLLSRDLDNEPVNA from the coding sequence ATGCAACGTCGCGTCACGATCGCTTCGGCGGTCGGCCTGCACGCCCGGCCCGCCTCGCTGCTGTCCCAGGCAGCGGGCGCCAAGCCGGTCGCCGTCCGCATCGCCAAGGTCACCGACGGCGTCGCCGGCGACCCGGTCGACGCCGCGAGCGTCCTCGGCCTGATGACCCTCAACGCCCAGCACGGAGACGAGGTCGAGCTCTCCGCGCAGGGCGACTCGGCCGAGCCCGTGCTCGACGAGCTCGTCTCCCTGCTCTCCCGCGACCTGGACAACGAACCCGTCAACGCCTGA
- a CDS encoding amidohydrolase, whose amino-acid sequence MSDTTLLLGGRIHSPAGPDVTAMAVIDGTVAWVGSDQVGRALHPDAEVVDLEGAFVTPAFVDAHVHATSTGLLLNGLDLTGCASLTEFLHALRDHVEEHPGALVWGHGWDETWWPERRPPTRSEIDSAAAGAAVYLSRIDVHSALVSSALVERAPLARGAEGWSQEGPLTRVAHHHARSAARESLSSAQRREAQLEFLRDVASKGVACVHECAGPDISGADDLADLLDVAAKGGLPEVVGYWGELGALERARELGVRGLGGDLFVDGAIGSRTAALHEPYTDDPSTSGVLYLDAQAVAEHLVECTRNGLQAGFHVIGDAGVAEVAEGFRRAAETVGVPALAGSRHRLEHLEMIDAEQAAELGRYGVAASVQPAFDAAWGGTEDMYARRLGTARGTRLNPFSQLAASGVLLAFGSDAPVTPVDPWRSVQAAVNHRTEGFGISPRAAFTAHTKGGWRAAGVNDGVTGTLVPGSPATYAVWDAGELVVAAPDSRVQRWSTDPRAGVPGLPDLSSGARLPRCLRTVLRGETIYVRHSDDDEGHDH is encoded by the coding sequence ATGTCCGACACCACCTTGCTGCTCGGCGGCCGGATTCATTCGCCCGCCGGCCCCGACGTCACCGCGATGGCCGTGATCGACGGAACCGTCGCGTGGGTCGGCAGCGACCAGGTCGGCCGAGCCCTGCACCCCGACGCCGAGGTCGTCGACCTCGAAGGGGCGTTCGTCACCCCCGCCTTCGTCGACGCCCACGTGCACGCCACCTCCACCGGCCTGCTGCTCAACGGGCTCGACCTCACCGGCTGCGCTTCGCTGACCGAGTTCCTGCACGCGCTGCGCGACCACGTCGAGGAGCACCCCGGGGCGCTGGTGTGGGGCCACGGCTGGGACGAGACGTGGTGGCCGGAACGCCGGCCGCCGACGCGCTCGGAGATCGACTCCGCCGCCGCGGGCGCGGCCGTCTACCTCTCCCGCATCGACGTCCACTCCGCGCTGGTGTCCAGCGCCCTGGTCGAACGCGCGCCGCTGGCCCGCGGTGCCGAGGGCTGGAGCCAGGAAGGGCCGCTGACCCGGGTCGCCCACCACCACGCGAGGAGCGCGGCGCGCGAGTCGCTGAGCTCGGCGCAGCGACGCGAGGCGCAGCTGGAGTTCCTGCGCGACGTGGCGTCCAAAGGCGTCGCGTGCGTGCACGAGTGCGCGGGGCCGGACATCTCCGGGGCCGACGACCTCGCGGACCTGCTCGACGTCGCGGCCAAGGGCGGTCTGCCCGAGGTCGTGGGCTACTGGGGAGAGCTCGGTGCCCTCGAACGCGCACGAGAACTCGGAGTGCGAGGCCTGGGCGGAGACCTGTTCGTCGACGGTGCCATCGGTTCCCGCACCGCGGCGCTGCACGAGCCCTACACCGACGACCCGTCGACGTCGGGCGTGCTGTACCTGGACGCCCAGGCCGTCGCCGAGCACCTCGTCGAGTGCACCCGCAACGGCCTGCAGGCCGGGTTCCACGTCATAGGGGACGCCGGTGTAGCCGAGGTCGCGGAAGGCTTCCGCCGGGCCGCGGAGACCGTCGGCGTCCCGGCGCTGGCCGGGTCGCGCCACCGCCTGGAGCACCTCGAGATGATCGACGCCGAGCAGGCGGCGGAACTGGGCCGTTACGGGGTTGCGGCGTCGGTGCAGCCTGCGTTCGACGCCGCGTGGGGCGGAACCGAGGACATGTACGCCCGGCGCCTCGGTACCGCGCGCGGGACACGGCTGAACCCGTTCTCGCAACTGGCCGCCAGCGGCGTGCTGCTCGCCTTCGGTTCCGACGCCCCGGTCACCCCGGTGGACCCGTGGCGCTCGGTCCAGGCCGCGGTCAACCACCGCACCGAAGGCTTCGGCATCTCGCCGCGGGCGGCTTTCACCGCCCACACCAAGGGCGGCTGGCGAGCCGCCGGGGTGAACGACGGTGTGACGGGGACTCTCGTGCCAGGCTCCCCGGCCACCTACGCCGTGTGGGATGCCGGGGAACTGGTCGTGGCGGCGCCGGACTCGCGCGTGCAGCGCTGGTCCACGGACCCGAGAGCCGGCGTGCCGGGCCTGCCCGACCTCAGCTCCGGCGCCAGGCTTCCGCGCTGCCTGCGCACCGTGCTCCGCGGCGAGACGATCTACGTCCGCCACAGCGATGACGACGAGGGCCACGACCACTGA
- a CDS encoding Lrp/AsnC family transcriptional regulator — MEATDRAILRELARDGRCSFTELAERVGLSVSAVHQRVRRLEQRGALQGYVAKVDGEQIGLPLTAFISLTPIDPAAPDDYPQRLEHLPQIESCYSVAGDESYILQVRVASPLGLEDLLRQIREAAKVSTRTTVVLSTPFENRPPEI; from the coding sequence CTGGAGGCGACCGACCGGGCGATCCTGCGGGAGCTGGCCCGCGACGGACGTTGCAGCTTCACCGAGCTCGCCGAGCGGGTCGGGCTGAGCGTCTCGGCGGTGCACCAGCGGGTTCGCCGGTTGGAGCAGCGCGGCGCCCTGCAGGGATACGTGGCCAAGGTCGACGGCGAGCAGATCGGTCTTCCGCTGACGGCGTTCATCTCGCTGACTCCGATCGACCCGGCGGCCCCCGACGACTACCCGCAGCGGCTGGAGCACCTGCCGCAGATCGAGTCGTGCTACTCGGTGGCCGGCGACGAGTCCTACATCCTGCAGGTCCGGGTCGCCTCGCCGCTCGGCCTGGAGGACCTGCTGCGCCAGATCAGGGAAGCCGCGAAGGTCTCGACCCGCACCACGGTCGTGCTCTCGACCCCGTTCGAGAACCGCCCGCCGGAAATCTGA
- a CDS encoding glycoside hydrolase family 32 protein, with amino-acid sequence MRHHNGKSAFELPRRGFLAGAGALVGLGLTGASAPASARPRGRTAQWRPAVHFTPRRNWMNDPNGLVHHQGEYHLFFQHNPESSEHANLSWGHAVSTDLSHWEELPVALLPDDLGEIYSGSAVVDHDNTSGFFDAEPGLVALYTSAGQTQQQSLAYSTDRGRTWTKYEGNPVIPNPGVADFRDPKVIRHGDKWVLMLAAGDRIVFYDSADLKHWNRISEFGVGHGSHGGVWECPDLFELPVDGDPGRTRWVLIVSINPGGPAGGSATQYFLGDFDGTTFTSEAPPEDVRWVEEGADFYAPQSWSDVPDRRIWLGWLSNWDYAKQVPTEPWRGAMTVPRTVGLTATASGTRITQNPVPELEARRGKPQSWSGVVSDQGPAPEFSGEVLDIVAEFRLDTATTFGVDVLVGEGQQTRIGYDAAARRLFVDRTASGTSISPGFAATHSAELHPDGDVLRLRVLVDRSCVEVFGGRGETVLTDLVFPGDGDRVRPFATGGQVRVESLELYPLR; translated from the coding sequence ATGCGGCACCACAACGGCAAGTCGGCGTTCGAACTCCCGAGGCGGGGCTTCCTCGCCGGCGCGGGCGCACTGGTCGGCCTCGGCCTGACCGGTGCGTCGGCCCCGGCCTCCGCCCGCCCCCGCGGGCGCACCGCCCAGTGGCGGCCCGCGGTGCACTTCACCCCGCGGCGCAACTGGATGAACGACCCCAACGGGCTCGTCCACCACCAGGGCGAGTACCACCTGTTCTTCCAGCACAACCCCGAGAGCAGCGAGCACGCCAACCTCAGCTGGGGCCACGCGGTCAGCACCGACCTGTCCCACTGGGAGGAGCTGCCGGTGGCGCTCTTACCCGACGACCTGGGTGAGATCTACTCCGGCAGCGCGGTGGTCGACCACGACAACACCAGCGGTTTCTTCGACGCCGAGCCCGGTCTGGTGGCGCTCTACACCAGCGCGGGCCAGACCCAGCAGCAGAGCCTCGCCTACAGCACCGACCGGGGCCGCACCTGGACCAAGTACGAAGGCAACCCGGTCATCCCCAACCCGGGTGTCGCCGACTTCCGTGACCCGAAGGTCATCCGCCACGGCGACAAGTGGGTGCTCATGCTCGCCGCCGGCGACCGCATCGTCTTCTACGACTCGGCAGACCTCAAGCACTGGAACCGGATCAGCGAGTTCGGCGTGGGACACGGCTCGCACGGCGGCGTCTGGGAGTGCCCGGACCTGTTCGAGCTGCCGGTCGACGGCGACCCCGGACGCACCCGCTGGGTGCTCATCGTCAGCATCAACCCGGGTGGACCCGCCGGAGGATCGGCGACGCAGTACTTCCTCGGCGACTTCGACGGCACCACGTTCACCTCCGAGGCGCCGCCGGAGGACGTCCGGTGGGTGGAGGAGGGCGCCGACTTCTACGCGCCGCAGTCCTGGTCCGACGTCCCGGACCGGCGGATCTGGCTCGGCTGGCTGAGCAACTGGGACTACGCGAAGCAGGTACCGACCGAGCCGTGGCGCGGAGCGATGACCGTGCCCCGCACCGTCGGCCTGACCGCGACCGCTTCGGGTACCCGGATCACCCAGAACCCGGTGCCGGAACTGGAAGCCCGCCGTGGCAAGCCGCAGAGCTGGAGCGGCGTGGTCTCCGACCAGGGGCCCGCCCCGGAGTTCTCCGGTGAGGTGCTCGACATCGTCGCCGAGTTCCGCCTCGACACCGCCACGACGTTCGGTGTCGACGTCCTCGTGGGCGAGGGGCAGCAGACCCGCATCGGCTACGACGCGGCGGCACGGCGGCTGTTCGTCGACCGCACCGCCTCCGGCACGTCGATCAGCCCGGGTTTCGCCGCGACGCACTCGGCCGAACTCCACCCGGACGGCGACGTGCTGCGGCTGCGAGTGCTCGTCGACCGCTCCTGCGTGGAGGTTTTCGGCGGGCGGGGTGAAACCGTGCTGACCGATCTCGTCTTCCCGGGCGACGGCGACCGCGTCCGCCCGTTCGCCACCGGCGGGCAGGTCAGGGTCGAGTCGCTGGAGCTGTACCCGCTGCGGTGA
- a CDS encoding FxsA family protein, producing MPILVLLLVAAIVEISVLVAIGQAIGVWPTLGLLVVAAVLGSWLVRREGRRTLREINEAVRAKRPPTREFADGALIAVGGILIILPGFVSDVLGLLCLFPPTRALARRRMQRAAERHSQQMQDQVWLHTQRIRREQAAAGGGAAAGFGGRSGADDGVIDGEVISVTEDDDPPQRDDQTRSQIPGARDETGPSGSSSQAASPDDSSGR from the coding sequence GTGCCGATACTGGTTTTGCTCCTCGTCGCCGCCATCGTCGAGATCAGCGTGCTCGTGGCCATCGGGCAGGCGATCGGCGTGTGGCCCACGCTGGGCCTGCTGGTCGTCGCCGCGGTCCTGGGCTCGTGGCTGGTCCGCCGCGAGGGGCGCAGAACCCTGCGCGAGATCAACGAGGCCGTCCGCGCGAAGCGGCCGCCGACCCGCGAGTTCGCCGACGGGGCGCTCATCGCCGTCGGTGGGATCCTGATCATCCTGCCCGGTTTCGTCAGCGACGTCCTGGGCCTGCTGTGCCTGTTCCCGCCCACGCGTGCGCTGGCCCGCCGCCGGATGCAGCGCGCTGCCGAGCGCCACTCGCAGCAGATGCAGGACCAGGTGTGGCTGCACACCCAACGCATCCGCCGCGAGCAGGCCGCAGCCGGAGGCGGTGCCGCGGCCGGCTTCGGCGGCCGTTCCGGGGCCGACGACGGAGTGATCGACGGCGAGGTGATCTCCGTGACCGAGGACGACGACCCGCCTCAGCGGGATGACCAGACCCGGTCGCAGATTCCCGGTGCCCGCGACGAGACGGGGCCTTCGGGCTCGTCTTCGCAGGCAGCGTCGCCGGACGACAGCAGCGGGCGGTGA
- a CDS encoding DUF1707 SHOCT-like domain-containing protein, whose translation MSSSEGSGERPPAIRASDAERDQVAKRLTEAVGEGRLALAEFTQRVDAAYAAATRAELEALTADLPAAQGDQNQGGEPEHKRRWKLAIMGGSDYEGRWRVPRRMGVFALMGGSKVDLREAVLPGGEVEITLVSIMGGSDVIVPRGVRVVVDATDFLGGNKVKVDEDAELPDAPLVRIRTYSFMGGNDVRHPKLKLSRRDR comes from the coding sequence ATGAGCAGCTCCGAGGGCAGCGGCGAGCGGCCGCCCGCCATCCGGGCGTCGGACGCCGAACGCGACCAGGTCGCGAAGCGGCTGACCGAGGCGGTGGGCGAGGGCCGGCTCGCGCTGGCCGAGTTCACCCAGCGGGTCGACGCGGCATACGCGGCCGCGACGCGCGCCGAGCTCGAAGCACTGACCGCCGACCTACCGGCGGCGCAGGGCGACCAGAACCAGGGTGGGGAACCGGAGCACAAGCGCCGGTGGAAGCTCGCCATCATGGGCGGCTCTGACTACGAGGGCCGCTGGCGGGTGCCACGGCGGATGGGGGTCTTCGCGCTGATGGGCGGCTCCAAGGTCGACCTGCGGGAGGCCGTGCTGCCCGGCGGGGAGGTCGAGATCACCCTGGTCTCCATCATGGGCGGCAGCGACGTCATCGTGCCCCGCGGCGTGCGCGTCGTCGTCGACGCGACCGACTTCCTCGGCGGCAACAAGGTCAAGGTGGACGAGGATGCCGAGCTGCCCGACGCCCCGTTGGTGCGCATCCGCACCTACTCGTTCATGGGCGGAAACGACGTGCGCCACCCCAAGCTGAAGCTGAGCCGTCGCGACCGCTGA
- a CDS encoding GDSL-type esterase/lipase family protein: MRAHITKLVTLLLVVGVLVLAVLVSDRYLPDLPQQPERLPAAVVTMGDSTLSGEGGGNYEAGTNGENDNWCHRSPAAPVHQLRLPADVTPINLACSGARTDVVGANPESGRLESSQARQLAELAHRYRVTDVIVQVGANDDPGFSDVVNRCVEAWASRSAIGCAEQMRAEWPKRVERMKPKVRAALGDVRAAMDSAGYTPGSYSLVVQSYASPVGPEVAPELQNLSGCPFLTPDLAWIRDTGVQQLSDGLHDVAQQVGARFLDLSQAGRGHEACTGGNKTPEEEWFTRLTVDWPSLKDELRAPHAMQESFHANATGHAQFARCLRAFLATEDPSAVCLPDERGNLQAVSPEVAAQRSNP; encoded by the coding sequence ATGCGGGCGCACATTACGAAGCTGGTCACACTGCTGCTGGTCGTCGGCGTGCTGGTGCTCGCCGTTCTCGTCAGCGACCGGTACCTGCCGGACCTGCCGCAACAGCCGGAACGCCTGCCGGCAGCGGTGGTCACCATGGGCGACAGCACGCTCTCGGGCGAGGGCGGCGGCAACTACGAGGCCGGGACCAACGGCGAGAACGACAACTGGTGCCACCGCTCCCCCGCCGCTCCGGTGCACCAGCTGCGCCTCCCGGCGGACGTGACGCCCATCAACCTCGCCTGTTCGGGGGCCCGCACCGATGTCGTGGGAGCGAACCCGGAGTCGGGCCGACTGGAATCCTCTCAGGCACGCCAGCTGGCCGAGCTCGCGCACCGCTACCGCGTCACCGACGTCATCGTGCAGGTCGGCGCCAACGACGATCCTGGTTTCAGCGATGTCGTGAACCGCTGCGTCGAGGCGTGGGCGAGCCGTTCGGCCATCGGCTGCGCCGAGCAGATGCGTGCGGAGTGGCCCAAGCGCGTGGAGCGCATGAAGCCGAAGGTGCGCGCTGCCCTCGGCGACGTCCGCGCCGCCATGGACAGCGCGGGCTACACCCCGGGCAGCTACTCGCTGGTGGTGCAGTCCTACGCCTCGCCGGTCGGGCCGGAGGTCGCGCCCGAGCTGCAGAACCTCTCCGGCTGCCCGTTCCTCACGCCCGACCTCGCCTGGATCCGCGACACCGGGGTGCAGCAGCTGTCGGACGGGTTGCACGACGTCGCGCAGCAGGTCGGCGCACGGTTTCTCGACCTTTCGCAGGCCGGGCGCGGCCACGAGGCGTGCACCGGCGGCAACAAGACACCCGAGGAGGAGTGGTTCACCAGGCTGACCGTGGACTGGCCGTCGCTGAAGGACGAGCTGCGCGCACCGCACGCGATGCAGGAGTCGTTCCACGCCAACGCGACCGGTCACGCACAGTTCGCCCGGTGCCTGCGTGCGTTCCTGGCCACCGAAGACCCGAGCGCGGTGTGCCTGCCCGACGAACGCGGGAACCTCCAGGCGGTCTCGCCGGAGGTCGCCGCACAGCGGTCGAACCCCTGA
- a CDS encoding winged helix-turn-helix domain-containing protein: MIERHERVLDARSLRGLAHPLRIRLLGMLRADGPATATQLAKRLAESSGTTSWHLRQLAEHGFIEEDTDRGTKRERWWRASHELTVLEAERFTGDPDLGEALDVYIREVLATHYRRSTAFLGEIRDWSPEWLRAATISDTTLSLSPSELAELSRQIESLIDWYRREPRPTDERITVHVHAFPRRSST; this comes from the coding sequence GTGATCGAACGTCACGAGCGGGTACTGGACGCCAGAAGCCTGCGCGGACTCGCCCACCCGCTGCGCATCAGGCTTCTCGGGATGCTGCGGGCCGACGGCCCGGCGACCGCCACCCAGCTCGCCAAGCGCCTCGCCGAGAGTTCCGGCACCACCAGCTGGCACCTGCGCCAGCTCGCCGAACACGGGTTCATCGAGGAGGACACCGACCGCGGCACCAAGCGCGAACGCTGGTGGCGGGCCAGCCACGAGCTGACGGTGCTGGAGGCGGAGAGGTTCACCGGCGATCCTGACCTCGGCGAAGCCCTCGACGTCTACATACGAGAAGTCCTGGCCACCCACTACCGCCGCAGCACCGCCTTCCTCGGCGAGATCCGCGACTGGAGCCCGGAATGGCTCCGGGCCGCCACGATCTCCGACACCACGCTCTCGCTGAGCCCCTCCGAACTCGCGGAGCTGTCCAGACAGATCGAAAGCCTCATCGACTGGTACCGGCGCGAGCCCAGGCCCACTGACGAACGCATCACGGTCCACGTCCACGCCTTCCCCCGCCGAAGCAGCACCTGA
- a CDS encoding class I SAM-dependent methyltransferase, translating into MYGRFAEAYARHSEESPANAYYDRPAVLELAGDVAGKRVLELGSAAGALTEQLVDRGAHVLGLDREPEMVRLARRRLGHRARFEVADLAEPLTTVPTGGIDLVVASLVLHYLEDWAPALGELHRCLVPGGALVFSVHHPAADWQWAGRPVYLDTTLVTETWHLGDQPVEVSFYRRPLSQIFGLLQQAGFTVEQLDEPRPLPALEAANPKAYNTLSSEPVFLLVRAVAAR; encoded by the coding sequence GTGTACGGCCGGTTCGCCGAGGCGTACGCCAGGCATTCCGAAGAGAGCCCGGCCAACGCCTACTACGACCGTCCGGCAGTCCTCGAACTCGCCGGGGACGTCGCGGGCAAGCGAGTGCTCGAACTCGGCAGCGCCGCCGGAGCGCTGACCGAACAGCTCGTCGACCGCGGCGCCCACGTGCTCGGCCTGGACCGGGAACCGGAGATGGTCCGGCTCGCCCGGCGCAGGCTGGGCCACCGCGCACGGTTCGAGGTGGCCGACCTCGCCGAGCCGCTGACCACGGTGCCGACCGGCGGCATCGACCTCGTCGTGGCCTCCCTCGTCCTGCACTACCTGGAGGACTGGGCACCCGCGCTCGGGGAACTGCACAGATGCCTCGTGCCCGGCGGCGCACTGGTGTTCTCGGTGCACCACCCGGCGGCGGACTGGCAGTGGGCGGGCCGGCCGGTCTACCTGGACACCACGCTCGTGACCGAGACCTGGCACCTGGGCGACCAACCTGTGGAGGTCTCGTTCTACCGCCGTCCCCTGTCGCAGATCTTCGGCCTCCTGCAACAGGCCGGTTTCACCGTCGAACAACTCGACGAGCCGCGACCACTGCCCGCACTCGAAGCCGCGAACCCGAAGGCATACAACACCCTCAGTTCTGAACCGGTGTTCCTCCTGGTCCGCGCCGTGGCCGCCCGATAG